In Neovison vison isolate M4711 chromosome 11, ASM_NN_V1, whole genome shotgun sequence, one genomic interval encodes:
- the LOC122890424 gene encoding circumsporozoite protein-like: MPLAPPTPAVCAATASAANTACAAADNAAATKATAIYAATACAADAAVCTAADSAAAATTPLKPPADAPASPSPLRRLMALAGQTAAAAEAAASEAQAALRPKQWPQTAALRAPSGVGTDAFSCTSCFGSEGVWGSSGGGSGISGGDGGDSSGSGFSGGTSGVGDGAEDGSGGTSDGAEDCVNGVSGLGADNGGGADSGGFSGVGSSDGADIGFSLAGGGADGGH, encoded by the exons ATGCCGCTTGCACCGCCCACACCGGCCGTCTGTGCCGCCACCGCTTCCGCAGCCAACACCGCCTGCGCCGCCGCCGACAATGCCGCCGCCACCAAAGCCACCGCCATCTACGCCGCCACCGCCTGCGCCGCCGACGCCGCTGTCTGCACCGCCGCCGACTCTGCTGCCGCCGCTACC ACGCCGCTTAAGCCGCCCGCAGATGCCCCCGCTTCGCCATCGCCACTACGGAGGCTGATGGCGCTGGCGGGGCAGACAGCGGCGGCAGCGGAAGCGGCTGCGTCAGAGGCGCAAGCGGCCCTGCGGCCTAAGCAGTGGCCGCAGACAGCGGCGTTGAGGGCGCCAAGCGGCGTTGGGACAGATGCCTTCAGCTGCACAAGCTGCTTTGGCTCGGAAGGCGTCTGGGGCTCAAGCGGTGGCGGCAGCGGCATAAGCGGCGGCGACGGCGGGGATAGCAGTGGCAGCGGCTTCAGCGGCGGCACAAGCGGCGTCGGTGACGGCGCAGAGGACGGCAGCGGCGGAACCAGCGACGGTGCCGAGGACTGCGTCAACGGTGTGAGCGGCCTCGGCGCAGACAACGGCGGCGGTGCAGACAGCGGTGGCTTCAGCGGCGTCGGCAGCAGCGACGGTGCAGACATCGGCTTCAGCCTCGCAGGCGGCGGTGCAGATGGAGGTCACTAA